AATCTCGCTCAACAGCCCCAACCACGAGTCGTGCATGGGGATTGTCTTCGGAAACGGAAGAGCCACATCGAGGAGCCTGCGGGTGAAAGCCATGGTACAGCCCATGTACGTGTTGTCGTACAGGTTTTTCACCAGGCCCCGCCCTGCCCCGATCATTCCGAAGATGGAAGCGCAGACCACCACCCCCTCGGCATCGATCACCTCCCCGTCGAGGGAAAGGGTGACAATTTGCCCGGACCGCCCTTTCAGGCGCTCGCGAACGAGATCGACCTTGTTCTCCAGCCAGACATCGTCCTGGTCGGCCAGGACGATGATCTCCCCCGTGGACCGTTTCAGGGCGTTTTCGAGGTTGTAGGCGGGATGGAAAAAGGCGTTGCCGGGAAAAAACTTGACCCTCGGATCCCGACAGGAGGCGACGATCTCGGGGGTGCGGTCCGTGGAGGAGTCGTCCGAGACGATGATCTCATCGTCCTTCGCCAGCTGCCGCAGAATGGACTCGAGCTGCCGGGGGAGAAACCTCTCCCCGTTGCGGGTGGCCATGCAGACTGATACGGGGACCGGATTCA
The sequence above is drawn from the Desulfuromonas sp. genome and encodes:
- a CDS encoding glycosyltransferase produces the protein MATRNGERFLPRQLESILRQLAKDDEIIVSDDSSTDRTPEIVASCRDPRVKFFPGNAFFHPAYNLENALKRSTGEIIVLADQDDVWLENKVDLVRERLKGRSGQIVTLSLDGEVIDAEGVVVCASIFGMIGAGRGLVKNLYDNTYMGCTMAFTRRLLDVALPFPKTIPMHDSWLGLLSEIYGEVEFVPEKTMQYRRHEDNASFRRPFREQVGSRLALAGNLLRRRLLVGTLPCNRN